One part of the Gossypium raimondii isolate GPD5lz chromosome 1, ASM2569854v1, whole genome shotgun sequence genome encodes these proteins:
- the LOC105784631 gene encoding zinc finger CCCH domain-containing protein 6 isoform X2, which produces MRGLHKSKRVTWAPDVNLCQIRLFLSEESPLQVGLGAQDHLQAKTSSISHLNGATVDDFLPPGFEGSRSTDQMQINLTEILVVKWRCPLRFVLDLNWQVVAGEESKEADVQNQRELRVLEAVYPRPSAIPTNPSVSADMANCQYDDKQTPQIPITPIEDEDAAIGTQSNVLAPFGAPTSLQPQLLDILPHLNCSMPSISNVPTNEKPTAAAFTAINQSNENGNMIDPDLLVQILSNPKLIEKLVTEHGVASGHIGRTENDGAFYGKSNGVGIGASNKHGSVPGVCPISHSVAMELPQKKDVNYYKNLIQQHGGESQVGGQKFNNRYNQQLRPNQEVINNPRSRDSKPRIMKPCIYFNNSRGCRNGANCAYQHDTSSQNRGNSIPDAPTAKRMKMDREIGS; this is translated from the exons ATGCGAGGACTGCACAAATCCAAAAGGGTTACTTGGGCACCGGATGTTAACCTTTGTCAG ATAAGGCTCTTTCTATCAGAGGAATCACCTTTACAAGTTGGGTTGGGAGCTCAAGATCACCTCCAAGCAAAAACGTCTTCTATATCACATTTAAATGGGGCAACTGTGGATGACTTTCTGCCTCCTGGCTTTGAAGGATCTCGTTCTACAGATCAAATGCAGATTAACTTGACAGAAATCCTTGTCGTCAAATGGAGATGTCCTCTCAGA TTTGTATTGGACTTGAATTGGCAAGTGGTTGCCGGAGAGGAAAGTAAAGAGGCAGATGTTCAAAACCAAAGAGAACTGAGAGTGCTTGAGGCTGTTTATCCACGCCCATCTGCAATTCCTACAAA TCCTTCTGTCTCAGCTGACATGGCAAACTGTCAGTATGATGATAAGCAAACTCCTCAAATACCCATCACTCCCATTGAAGACGAGGATGCGGCAATTGGAACACAATCGAATGTCTTAGCACCGTTCGGTGCCCCCACTAGTTTACAGCCTCAGTTGTTGGATATTTTACCTCATTTGAATTGCAGTATGCCAAGTATTTCAAATGTTCCTACCAATGAGAAACCAACAGCTGCTGCCTTTACAGCAATAAATCAAAGCAATGAAAATGGAAACATGATTGATCCTGACTTGCTCGTCCAAATTCTCAGCAACCCCAAATTGATTGAGAAATTAGTTACAGAACATGGAGTGGCTTCAG GTCACATCGGTAGAACAGAAAATGATGGAGCGTTTTACGGCAAGTCAAATGGGGTTGGAATTGGAGCCTCAAATAAACATGGTTCGGTTCCTGGTGTATGTCCAATTTCGCATTCAGTTGCAATGGAACTTCCCCAAAAGAAGGATGTAAACTATTACAAGAACTTGATTCAACAGCATGGAGGAGAAAGTCAAGTAGGAGGTCAGAAGTTCAATAACCGATACAATCAACAGTTAAGACCCAACcaagaagtaataaataaccCGAGGTCAAGAGATTCGAAGCCGAGGATAATGAAACCTTGTATTTACTTTAACAATTCCAGGGGATGCAGGAATGGCGCCAATTGTGCGTACCAACATGATACATCCTCCCAGAACAGGGGCAATAGTATTCCCGACGCCCCTACTGCAAAGAGAATGAAAATGGATAGAGAGATAGGCAGTTGA
- the LOC105784631 gene encoding zinc finger CCCH domain-containing protein 6 isoform X1 — MRGLHKSKRVTWAPDVNLCQIRLFLSEESPLQVGLGAQDHLQAKTSSISHLNGATVDDFLPPGFEGSRSTDQMQINLTEILVVKWRCPLRFVLDLNWQVVAGEESKEADVQNQRELRVLEAVYPRPSAIPTNPSVSADMANCQYDDKQTPQIPITPIEDEDAAIGTQSNVLAPFGAPTSLQPQLLDILPHLNCSMPSISNVPTNEKPTAAAFTAINQSNENGNMIDPDLLVQILSNPKLIEKLVTEHGVASGVQSLPISSINLVPSFDMPPSAGHIGRTENDGAFYGKSNGVGIGASNKHGSVPGVCPISHSVAMELPQKKDVNYYKNLIQQHGGESQVGGQKFNNRYNQQLRPNQEVINNPRSRDSKPRIMKPCIYFNNSRGCRNGANCAYQHDTSSQNRGNSIPDAPTAKRMKMDREIGS; from the exons ATGCGAGGACTGCACAAATCCAAAAGGGTTACTTGGGCACCGGATGTTAACCTTTGTCAG ATAAGGCTCTTTCTATCAGAGGAATCACCTTTACAAGTTGGGTTGGGAGCTCAAGATCACCTCCAAGCAAAAACGTCTTCTATATCACATTTAAATGGGGCAACTGTGGATGACTTTCTGCCTCCTGGCTTTGAAGGATCTCGTTCTACAGATCAAATGCAGATTAACTTGACAGAAATCCTTGTCGTCAAATGGAGATGTCCTCTCAGA TTTGTATTGGACTTGAATTGGCAAGTGGTTGCCGGAGAGGAAAGTAAAGAGGCAGATGTTCAAAACCAAAGAGAACTGAGAGTGCTTGAGGCTGTTTATCCACGCCCATCTGCAATTCCTACAAA TCCTTCTGTCTCAGCTGACATGGCAAACTGTCAGTATGATGATAAGCAAACTCCTCAAATACCCATCACTCCCATTGAAGACGAGGATGCGGCAATTGGAACACAATCGAATGTCTTAGCACCGTTCGGTGCCCCCACTAGTTTACAGCCTCAGTTGTTGGATATTTTACCTCATTTGAATTGCAGTATGCCAAGTATTTCAAATGTTCCTACCAATGAGAAACCAACAGCTGCTGCCTTTACAGCAATAAATCAAAGCAATGAAAATGGAAACATGATTGATCCTGACTTGCTCGTCCAAATTCTCAGCAACCCCAAATTGATTGAGAAATTAGTTACAGAACATGGAGTGGCTTCAGGTGTACAAAGCTTACCTATATCatcaatcaatttggtaccgtcGTTTGACATGCCTCCATCTGCAGGTCACATCGGTAGAACAGAAAATGATGGAGCGTTTTACGGCAAGTCAAATGGGGTTGGAATTGGAGCCTCAAATAAACATGGTTCGGTTCCTGGTGTATGTCCAATTTCGCATTCAGTTGCAATGGAACTTCCCCAAAAGAAGGATGTAAACTATTACAAGAACTTGATTCAACAGCATGGAGGAGAAAGTCAAGTAGGAGGTCAGAAGTTCAATAACCGATACAATCAACAGTTAAGACCCAACcaagaagtaataaataaccCGAGGTCAAGAGATTCGAAGCCGAGGATAATGAAACCTTGTATTTACTTTAACAATTCCAGGGGATGCAGGAATGGCGCCAATTGTGCGTACCAACATGATACATCCTCCCAGAACAGGGGCAATAGTATTCCCGACGCCCCTACTGCAAAGAGAATGAAAATGGATAGAGAGATAGGCAGTTGA
- the LOC105784630 gene encoding uncharacterized protein LOC105784630, with protein MGASSSTEQPASAEQRELENIAASTGALPLLQKSFPNLSDPQTNAISVQTLQQCFHLCYEDPVCESQQKPESFPRLLDHLGSSIVDLFFLSEKGGINWLGFLGGYVKCCGRMSTSMSLNILLRIFAMAVKKLGLSSNLEFEPDDADCKINGSLLPSDLLLLLWMCWAMLWNARTLKSSERKGNLLLPDINHLVLSAVVACAEVDSSFDLWNCDIVGLDVQLPVGKFLNWAITTAPILSDCLTQYVNRRLQISVLAEDEAGSSESISGDMSPNASQALLLTRGRAWAISLAPRSTITEEILKLCFSADIVGTDENLLYRSSTHGKGLNRFWSNVEGYHGPLLVLISANSEDAYQDNNKARKWIIGALTQQGFENKDTFYGSSGNLYAISPIFHVFSPSGKEKNYVYSHLHPTGRVYESHPKPVGIAFGGTTTNERVFIDEDFAKLTVRHHAMDKTYQPGSLIPNQGFLPVEASISEVEVWGLGGKTAKEVQDSYKKREELFTEQRRKVDLKTFATWDDSPEKMMMDMMGDPNRVQREDR; from the exons ATGGGAGCATCTTCTTCGACGGAGCAGCCGGCATCGGCGGAGCAACGGGAGTTGGAAAACATCGCCGCTTCCACGGGAGCTCTTCCTTTGCTTCAAAAATCCTTCCCAAACCTCTCCGACCCTCAAACCAACGCAATCTCCGTCCAAACACTTCAG CaatgttttcatttatgttaCGAAGACCCAGTTTGCGAATCACAGCAAAAGCCAGAGTCTTTCCCTAGGTTGTTGGATCACTTGGGATCATCGATTGTAGACTTATTTTTCTTGTCTGAAAAAGGTGGCATAAATTGGTTAGGGTTTCTAGGTGGTTACGTGAAGTGCTGTGGGAGAATGTCTACATCAATGTCTCTTAATATATTGTTGAGAATATTTGCTATGGCAGTGAAAAAGTTGGGGCTTTCTTCGAATTTGGAGTTCGAACCGGATGATGCTGATTGCAAGATCAATGGGTCTTTACTACCCTCTGatctgcttcttcttctttggatGTGTTGGGCTATGTTGTGGAATGCTAGGACCTTGAAATCTTCTGAAAGGAAAGGGAATCTATTATTGCCTGATATTAATCATTTGGTGTTGTCTGCTGTTGTTGCATGTGCTGAAGTTGATAGCAGCTTTGATTTATGGAATTGTGATATAGTAGGCTTGGATGTTCAGCTTCCCGTGGGAAAGTTTCTTAATTGGGCAATAACCACGGCGCCAATACTTTCAGACTGCCTTACACAATATGTTAATAGAAGACTTCAAATCTCGGTTCTTGCAGAG GATGAAGCAGGATCTTCAGAATCTATTTCAGGAGATATGTCTCCAAACGCATCTCAAGCTTTACTTTTAACACGTGGAAGGGCATGGGCAATTTCCCTTGCACCTAGAAGCACCATCACtgaagaaattttgaaattatgctTTTCTGCTGATATTGTTGGAACTGATGAAAATCTTCTTTATCG GTCCTCTACTCATGGAAAAGGCTTGAACAGATTCTGGTCGAATGTCGAAGGTTATCATGGTCCATTACTTGTTCTCATATCTGCTAATTCAGAAGATGCCTATCAGGATAATAACAAAGCCAGGAAATGGATCATAGGAGCACTTACACAGCAGGGTTTCGAAAATAAGGATACATTCTATGGAAGCTCGGGGAACCTATATGCTATAAGTCCGATCTTCCATGTATTTTCACCTTCAG ggAAAGAGAAGAACTATGTATACAGTCATTTGCACCCTACAGGAAGAGTTTATGAATCACATCCAAAGCCAGTGGGAATTGCATTTGGAGGAACTACTACAAATGAGAGGGTATTTATAGATGAGGATTTTGCAAAGCTAACTGTTCGCCACCATGCAATGGACAAAACTTACCAACCTGGTTCCCTTATCCCAAACCAG GGATTCCTCCCAGTAGAAGCTTCGATATCAGAAGTCGAAGTATGGGGACTTGGTGGTAAGACTGCAAAGGAAGTCCAGGATTCAtacaagaaaagagaagaaCTTTTTACTGAGCAAAGAAGAAAG GTTGACTTGAAAACATTTGCAACATGGGATGATTCACCtgagaagatgatgatggatATGATGGGTGATCCCAACAGAGTTCAGCGAGAAGATCGCTGA
- the LOC128041272 gene encoding uncharacterized mitochondrial protein AtMg00810-like, with protein MNLNGSINKYKARLVAKGYKQKEREDFTECGFQKCPYEYTLYIKGNSKGRFMVVSLYVDDVIFTGNDVKMLKEFQHSMMAEFEMTDLGELHHFLGIEVHQSEKGIFISQESYAKEVLKKFKIENANPVSTPCITCLKLSKEGEGKLVNSTIFRSLVGKLMYLTSTRPDIVYVVSLQEALMIAEALLVMFFTLVAVQFHGAQRNNQLWRFRLQKLNISLHLMQDVN; from the exons ATGAATCTGAATGGCTCTATCAACAAGTACAAGGCAAGACTGGTTGCAAAAGGATACAAGCAAAAGGAAAGAGAAGATTTTACAGAG TGTGGATTCCAAAAATGTCCATATGAGTATACTCTCTACATCAAAGGCAATTCTAAAGGAAGATTCATGGTTGTAAGTCTCTACGTTGATGATGTTATTTTCACAGGAAATGATGTGAAAATGTTGAAAGAATTTCAGCACTCAATGATGGCAGAATTTGAGATGACAGATTTGGGAgaacttcatcattttcttgGCATTGAAGTTCATCAATCCGagaaaggaatttttatttcacaagagAGCTACGCAAAAGAAGTTCTAAAAAAGTTCAAGATTGAAAATGCCAATCCAGTTTCTACTCCATGCATCACATGTCTAAAGCTATCTAAAGAGGGAGAAGGAAAGCTTGTCAATTCCACCATATTCAGAAGTTTGGTTGGGAAGTTAATGTATCTGACTTCGACAAGGCCTGACATCGTGTATGTTGTTAGCTTGCAGGAAGCATTGATGATAGCAGAAGCACTTCTGGTTATGTTTTTCACCTTGGTAGCGGTGCAATTTCATGGAGCTCAAAGAAACAATCAGTTGTGGCGCTTTCGACTACAGAAGCTGAATATATCGCTGCATCTTATGCAGGATGTCAATTGA